The Pseudochaenichthys georgianus chromosome 8, fPseGeo1.2, whole genome shotgun sequence genome has a segment encoding these proteins:
- the LOC117451627 gene encoding sphingosine kinase 1-like: protein MEKDEADPSRQRNGAVGVLYGEFTDPLDDRVRYSVSLTESVLNVQRICSSPGRSKVLFNLTDCVGCRAYRGPDSADVGAYFAAYFYPFKRRWMSAGVARQRVEQGFRVALVQDPLANLQEAERWARAIRDASVLQAPRREGAVYAEVRRPCRVMILVNPHSGRGQALQLFTGHVQGMLTEAAVPYTLVITEHQNHARELVRKADLSQCDALVIMSGDGLLFEVINGLMEREDWQEAIQTPLGILPGGSGNALAASVHHYSQSPPAWNEELLLSCGFMLCKGLVGSMDLVSIHLASRQRLFSFLSLAWGFVADVDIESEKYRHVGAIRFLMGTLVRLASLRVYQGRLAYLPVKEAPTLPKGSIKSNQPPSTPQHQSLCSSLPCQLIPNTSPNQNSRHNHNSTNSNHNTLTNSSNNAITTKRPETQSDGKTRAPEDSLLPGLDQPIPDSWTVVKEEDFVLVLAIYQSHLAEDLWTAPGAMADDGVIHLFYVTAGISRPALLRLFLAMEKGGHLACGCPHLVYEKVKALRLEPVSPQGMITVDGEMVEYGPVQAQIHPGLAKFICG from the exons ATGGAGAAAGACGAAGCGGACCCATCCCGCCAGAGGAACGGGGCGGTGGGCGTGCTGTACGGGGAGTTCACGGACCCGCTCGACGACAGGGTCCGGTACTCGGTGAGCCTCACGGAGAGCGTCCTCAACGTGCAGAGGATCTGCTCCTCACCCGGCCGGAGCAAGGTGCTGTTTAACTTGACAGACTGTGTGGGCTGCCGGGCGTACAGAGGGCCGGACAGCGCGGACGTCGGCGCCTACTTTGCAGCCTATTTCTACCCGTTCAAGAGGCGCTGGATGAGCGCCGGAGTGGCCCGGCAGAGAGTGGAGCAGGGCTTTCGGGTGGCGCTGGTCCAGGACCCGCTCGCTAACCTCcaggaggcggagaggtgggctCGGGCCATCAGAGATGCCTCCGTGCTGCAGGCTCCCCGGAGAGAAG GTGCGGTGTATGCGGAGGTGCGTCGGCCCTGCAGAGTCATGATTCTGGTGAATCCTCACAGCGGCCGGGGCCAGGCTCTGCAGCTCTTCACCGGCCACGTGCAGGGCATGCTGACCGAGGCCGCTGTTCCCTACACGCTCGTCATCACAG AGCACCAGAACCATGCGCGGGAGctggtgaggaaggccgacCTGTCGCAATGTGACGCTCTGGTTATCATGTCTGGAGACGGGCTGCTTTTTGAG GTGATAAATGGCCTGATGGAGCGGGAGGACTGGCAGGAGGCCATCCAGACCCCTCTGGGTATTCTGCCAGGTGGCTCCGGCAACGCCCTGGCTGCCTCTGTCCACCACTACTCACA GTCGCCTCCAGCTTGGAACGAGGAGCTTCTGCTGAGCTGTGgcttcatgctgtgcaaaggtCTTGTTGGCTCCATGGACCTGGTGTCGATCCACCTGGCCTCTAGACAGCGCCTCTTCTCCTTCCTGTCCCTGGCCTGGGGTTTCGTGGCCGACGTCGACATCGAGAGCGAGAAGTACCGCCACGTCGGAGCCATTCGCTTCCTGATGGGCACCCTGGTGCGCCTGGCCTCCCTCAGAGTCTACCAGGGCAGGTTGGCGTATCTTCCAGTTAAAGAGGCGCCAACACTTCCAAAAGGGAGCATCAAGTCTAACCAGCCTCCCTCCACCCCTCAGCATCAGTCGCTCTGCTCCTCCCTTCCCTGCCAACTCATCCCCAACACCTCTCCGAACCAAAACTCTCGACACAATCACAACAGCACAAATTCCAACCACAACACCCTCACCAACTCCTCCAACAACGCTATCACCACCAAGAGACCGGAGACTCAGAGCGACGGAAAGACCAGAGCACCGGAGGACTCTCTTCTCCCCGGGCTCGATCAGCCGATACCAGACAGCTGGACGGTCGTcaaggaggaggactttgtctTGGTGCTGGCTATTTACCAGTCCCACCTGGCCGAGGATCTGTGGACAGCGCCGGGGGCGATGGCGGACGACGGGGTGATTCATCTGTTCTATGTGACAGCAGGAATCTCCCGTCCAGCCCTCTTGCGGCTGTTCCTCGCCATGGAGAAGGGCGGCCACTTGGCGTGCGGCTGCCCCCACCTGGTGTATGAGAAGGTGAAGGCCCTGCGGCTGGAGCCCGTCTCGCCACAAGGCATGATCACTGTGGACGGGGAGATGGTGGAGTACGGGCCAGTTCAGGCTCAAATCCACCCAGGACTGGCCAAATTCATTTGTGGATGA